In Bombus terrestris chromosome 6, iyBomTerr1.2, whole genome shotgun sequence, a single window of DNA contains:
- the LOC100647729 gene encoding sodium channel protein Nach yields MVVSSLCIAIGMLKVTLNYYEQHLVLSVIETTHHGIWNYPFPAVTVCDMNPVSLRLTKKFTDNLTFPSSLSKEFIAREMRLLNELLYPGIYGSHVRNNLSRLQNIFDMNKLSIPTIMNSVTRNCQSLLESCKWKSKIENCSTIFRSSISRDGLCCSFNYITYDSIMENPNIKPHKMTSCGYQSGLNILLNLDVENNDANIMESTKMKIMLHDPYDYPDHNAPSKLISAHKYSFLTVQPVETYSTLDIRKLKSTMRECIFYDEASKMIGNDWNRNFVPARYSFINCLTNCRTTVIKKKCGCIPYYYPQNDTRVCNLRDVECLETFKFWYDTSWPGTDMSPKTLQLVELDTKERPCNCKPDCNFYRYIMENSAGNLDKRVYYDGLTYTTYSSEGKTWKNQSIIHIFFGDLVSIQFRRDMHYSWRHLFATFGGLLGVFAGFSFMSIFEIIYFFIIRVLTDACVKRNIRNKSN; encoded by the exons ATGGTGGTCTCATCCCTGTGCATTGCAATCGGAATGCTGAAAGTTACTCTGAATTATTACGAGCAGCATTTAGTTCTCTCGGTCATCGAAACGACACATCATGGAATATGGAATTATCCGTTTCCAGCGGTCACGGTATGCGATATGAATCCAGTATCTCTTCGATTAACAAAAAAATTCACCGACAACTT GACATTTCCATCGAGTCTGTCGAAGGAATTTATAGCTCGAGAAATGAGATTACTGAACGAATTATTATATCCTGGTATATACGGATCACACGTTCGAAATAATCTTTCACGATTGCAGAACATTTTTGACATGAATAAGCTTTCAATACCAACGATCATGAACTCG GTTACGCGAAATTGTCAAAGTTTGTTGGAATCGTGTAAGTGGAAATCGAAGATTGAAAACTGCAGTACCATATTTCGATCAAGTATCAGCCGTGATGGATTATGTTGCAGCTTTAATTATATTACTTACGATTCGATAATGGAAAATCCAAA TATAAAACCACATAAAATGACATCGTGTGGATATCAGAGTGGACTCAATATATTGCTTAATCTGGATGTCGAAAATAATGATGCCAATATTATGGAATCTACGAAGATGAAG ATCATGCTACACGACCCTTACGATTATCCTGATCATAATGCACCGAGTAAATTGATAAGCGCgcataaatattcgtttttGACTGTCCAACCTGTAGAAACTTATTCGACCCTTGATATCAGAAAGCTAAAATCCACCATGAGAGAATGCATATTTTATGATGAAGCAAGTAAAATGATTGGTAACGATTGGAACAGAAATTTCGTCCCCGCAAGATATTCATTCATAAATTGTCTAACGAACTGTCGAACAACTGTAATTAAGAAAAAATGTGGATGCATTCCATATTATTATCCGCAAAATG ATACCAGAGTATGCAATTTAAGAGATGTCGAATGCCTAGAAACGTTTAAAT tTTGGTATGATACCTCTTGGCCAGGAACAGATATGTCGCCCAAAACTTTACAGCTTGTAGAATTGGATACTAAGGAAAGACCTTGTAATTGTAAACCTGattgtaatttttatcgttatatcaTGGAGAATTCAGCAGGAAATCTTGATAAACGCGTTTATTATGATGGTCTGACTTATACTACTTATTCCAG CGAAGGTAAAACCTGGAAAAATCAaagtataattcatatattttttggaGATCTAGTGTCTATTCAATTCCGACGGGATATGCATTATAGTTGGCGTCATTTATTCG CAACATTTGGTGGTCTCTTAGGAGTCTTTGCTGGTTTTAGTTTCATGTctattttcgaaattatttatttttttattattcgggTTTTAACCGATGCATGTGTAAAAAGGAACATAAGAAACAAGTCAAACTAA